DNA sequence from the Pyramidobacter piscolens W5455 genome:
CATCAACTGTCAGCTGGCCGAGAAGACGGGTTTTTCCGAGGAAGATGCGGAACTGCTTCATAAAGCGCTGATCACGCTCTTTGAAAACGACGCGTCGTCAGCTCGTCCGGACGGCAGCATGGAAGTGAAGCGCGTCTATTGGTGGAAGCACAACTGCAAGACAGGGCAATATAGTTCCGCGCAGGTGCACAGAAGCCTGTCGGTCACGGCTCCTGAGGATGCGACGAGCTGGAGGGAGTACAAAGTCGAGGTGACGCCACTTGATGGTTTGAACCCAGAGGAATACAGCGCGGTGGAGTGACATGCCTCTCTCCGACGAGTACATTTTGATCTCCGGACTTCAGCATTTATTGTTCTGTCCGCGCCAGTGGGCGCTGATCCACATCGAGCGGCAGTGGCAGGAAAACATCTTCACGGCGCAGGGCCGCCTGCTTCACGAAAAAGCCCATTCCGACGAGAGCGAGAACCGCCCCGGCCTGCACGTCGCCCGCGGCCTGCCCCTGCGCTGCGAGCGCCTGAAGATCTCCGGCGTGGCCGACGTCGTCGAGTTCCATCAGGACGACGCCGGCGTGCTTCTGCCGGGACAGAAAGGAACATGGCGTCCCTACCCCGTGGAGTACAAACACGGCCGCCCCAAGACGAAAGACTGCGATCGCATCCAACTCTGCGCCCAGGCCGCCTGTCTCGAAGAAATGCTCGACTGCCGTATCGAAACAGGCGCCCTCTTTTACGGGACTCCGCGCCGCCGCGAAGAAGTCGCCTTCACCCCCCAGCTCCGCGCCGAAATGGAAAACGCCTGCGCCCAGGCCCATCAGCTCCTCGACGCTGGCGTCATCCCGCCGGCTGTTTTTTTGCCCCACTGCAAGAGCTGCTCCATCGGCGACATCTGCCAGCCGAAAATGAGCCGCACTGTGAAAAACTACCTGAAAAAACATCTTGAGGAGGCGGCCGTATGAGACATCTGCTGAACACCCTCTACCTCAACATCGACGGCGCCTACGTCGCCCGCGACGGAGAAACCGTCGACATCCGCAGCGAAGGGCGAAGCCTGCGCAAATTCCCTATCCATCTGTTCGAAAACATCGTCTGCTTCGGTCGCATCAGTCTCAGTCCCGGAGCCATGCACCTGTGCGCCGACCACGGCGTCGCCGTCTCTTTCATGACCGTCTACGGCCGCTTCATCGCCAAATTGACCGCTCCCGTACACGGCAACGTCCTGCTGCGTCGCTCGCAATATCGAAAAGCTGACGACCCCGTTCAATCGGCCGAAATCGCGCGAGCCATCATCGCCGCCAAAATCGCCAACAGCCGCACCGTTCTCCAGCGCGCCGCCCGCGACGGCAAGGAATCGGAACCCTACGAACAGCCGATCAGAAACCTCGCCGTCCAGCTCCAGAAAATCCGCACCCATGAAAAACCGGATCTCGACACTCTCCGCGGAATCGAAGGCGACAGCGCCGGAGAATACTTCAGCTGCTTCGATCACATGATCCTCAGCGAAAAAGAACAATTCTACTTCCGCGACCGAAACCGCCGGCCTCCGACCGACCGAATCAACGCCCTCCTCTCCTTCGGCTACTCACTGCTCGCCGCGGAAATAACCAGCGCCCTCGAAAGCGTCGGCCTCGACCCTTGCGTCGGCTTCCTTCACCGCGACCGCCCGGGGCGCCCCAGCCTGGCCCTCGACCTCATGGAAGAACTGCGCGCCTACCTCGTCGACCGCTTCGTCCTCAGCCTTGTCAACCTCAGAAAGATCGCTGCCGCCGACTTTACCGTCCAGGAAAACGGAGCTGTACTCCTCAACGAAGCGCCTCGCAAAGAAATCTTTCTGCAAAACTGGCAAAACCGCAAACAAGAAGAAATCACCCACCCCTACCTGCAGGAAAAAATTCCCCTCGGCCTGCTTCCCTATGTCCAGGCGATGCTCCTTGCCCGTTTTTTGCGCGGCGATCTGGACGGCTATCCGCCGTTCTTCCTCAAGTGAGGCCTTGCCATGCTCGTAGTCATCGCGTATGACGTCAGCACCGACAGCGCTGGCGGGGCGAAACGCCTGCGCCGCGTCGCCAGGTTGTGCGAGAATCACGGCGCCCGCGTCCAGTTCTCCGTGTTCGAATGCAAACTCGATTGGGCCCAGTGGATCACCCTGAAAGCCCAGCTGATCGCCCAAATCGATCCGGAAGTGGACAGCCTGCGCTTTTACCTTCTGGGCAACAACTGGGAAAAACGAGTGGAACACATAGGCGCGAAAAAAAGTTACAACCCGGAATCGGCGCTGATCCTGTGAGCGCGAAGCCCAAGCGCGCAAAAATCAGCGCTCCGGCAAACGCACGTCGAACCATCCAGCTGCGAAGAAAATTCGTCATACGTTCCCTAGGCCGCCGCGGTTAATGGGAACACGGAAAAATCCTCGTAAGATACACTGTAAAAGCCACAAGGAAATGAAGCTTGCGACGGACTCCGCGGGAGCATTTCGAGAAAGCGGAGAAATACCCGTCTCAAACGTACCACTGTCGCGCCCTCACGGGCGCGCGAATTGAAAGCATGTGTCTGGCCTGCCACAACCGCAAGACGGCGGTCGCGCCCTCACGGGCGCGCGAATTGAAAGTTCCGCAGCGCCACGCCCTACGAGATCATGCACATGTCGCGCCCTCACGGGCGCGCGAATTGAAAGTTTTGAGATGCTTACAGTATAACACAAAATGTAGTCGCGCCCTCACGGGCGCGCGAATTGAAAGTTTTTTTGACCCCGCGATCAGCGGCTTGATCGTAGTCGCGCCCTCACGGGCGCGCGAATTGAAAGGGTTTTACGTCGACGCGGCGCGTGCAGCAGCTCGTGTCGCGCCCTCACGGGCGCGCGAATTGAAAGAAGGACAACGAAGGCAACTACCTGTGGCAGCCCGTCGCGCCCTCACGGGCGCGCGAATTGAAAGTGCACGCCAACAGGGCGCTCACGATCGATCTCGGTCGCGCCCTCACGGGCGCGCGAATTGAAAGCGAATCGACGGCCGCATGTCTGACCCGCAACCACGTCGCGCCCTCACGGGCGCGCGAATTGAAAGCGGGCAGATCGTCGCCACCGGCGTCACGCAGACGGGTCGCGCCCTCACGGGCGCGCGAATTTAACTGGGCTGATTTACTAGCTGTGATGAATTTCTGCTGTTCAAGCGTCTTTTGTGGATCTTTTGCGTTTCACCCGATCGGGCGATGTGGAATGGTGGCGAGTAGGGTATCATATGATTATGAAAGATCGTTGGCGGCGGCGAGATTGGCCTGATTGGCCTGATTGGCAACCGCAAGCTGGCGGGCGGTGATCTGTGCAAGAAGTGCGCCCAGAAACTTTCGCCAGTGCGCACGCTGTTGCGAAATGCACGCGCTGATCCAGTCTCTGCTGGGCACATCGCGAGCGGATCATAAAAATAAAAACTAAACGGCCGGCCCCGCCGGCACCAAAGGAGAGATGAGAATGGCAATTTACTGCACATCCTGCGGGAAGAAGTTCGAAAGCGACGAGCAGCACTTCTGCCCCTACTGCGGCGCGACCCGCCCCGTCGAACAGCCCAAAACCGTCGTGAAGACGCCGCTGCAGGTCGATCCCAAGCGCGTGCGCGTTGACGAAACCGCCGCGGTCGTGGCGCCAAAAAAGGACAAAGCGCCGCGCAAGAGCCGCTTCTGGTTCTGGCTGGCTGTCGTCGTCATTGCCGTGGCCGCGGTCGGTTGCTTCTTCCCCGCAAGCCGCGTCCCCTTCCAGCGCCTCTTCGCCGGCGAGCCTTTCAGCGTCGTTTTCGACGACACCGTCAAACAAATCGCGGCGCTCTTCGGCCGGTAAGCATCGGCCGCCGCGAAATCCACCCCAAAATAAACGGCGCGGTTCCGCGCGAAACCATGCGAATGCAAAAAGTCCGATGCCTTAAGGCGCCGGACTTTTTGCTATGTTCCGCGTGGCGAAGTATTATTGGAGTCCAGTTGTGATTGCGGCGTCTAAAAAACACTCTGTATATTGCCTTCGGGCGAGGACTTCACGCGAAGGGAGGTGATGCGATGAAGTTGTGGAAACTGCTGGCGGCGCTGGCGGTCCCGCTTTTGGCGGGGCGACCGGGCGACGTGCAGGAGCGTAACGCGAAGGCGATAACGGAAGCGAGCCGCATCCTGCCGGCACTGGCGGAACTGGACTCCCGGCAGATGGAATCGCTGCGCTGCCGCTGCTGCGGCGCGGCAGGCATGGACGCCGTTTTTTTGAAGAAGCTGGCGGAGCTTCAGGTGCGCTGGAAAAAGCGCCTGACCTTTACCAGCGGGCGACGCTGCGTCCGGCACAATGCCCATGTCGGCGGCGTACCGCGCAGCCGGCATCTGACCGGCCAGGCGGTCGACGTGGCGGTCGGCTCCCACGAACAGGAGCGCTTCTGCGCGCTGGCGCGGCGTCTGGGATTTCGCTCCGTGTTGCCGGATCCGCGGCGGAATTACGTGCATCTGTCGCTGGAGGCGCCGTGGGAAATTTCTGCGAAAAGAGAAAGATGATTCGTCGTATCTGCCGGGACGTAGAAATATTTTTTAGCCCGAGCCCGGCTCCCCGAAAAACGGCGCCGACGCGGCTTTTGACGATGTGTCCGACGTTCTGTGCCAATTCTTTTTATCAAGAAACAATACGGACAGCGAATAAACGTGAAAACAAGAGCGACGCCCCGCGGGACGCCCCATGAAAATAGATGCGAAAAGCAGACGCCCGAGGCGAACGGTTCGAAATCGTTCGCCTCAGGCTTTTTTGTGATGCGAAAGTCAGCTTTGCCGGACGGGCGGAGCTGATTTTTTTGTTTTGTGCGGCCTACTTGCCCGCGGCCGTGCACCAGTTGATGAACCAGACGATGTTGGGCAGGCCGACGAGGTCGATCAGCACTGCGCCGCAGAGCGGCACGATCAGGAACGCCTTGTGCGACATCACGCCGTAGCGTTCGCAGACGGCCCCCATGTTGGCGACGGCGTTGGGCGTGGCCCCCAAACCGTGGCCGAGGAATCCGGCGCACATGACGGCGGCGTCGTAATCCCTGCCCAGCAGCGGGAACAGCACGAAAGCGCCGAGCGCGGCGATCAGCAGCGTCTGGAACAGCAGGATGCCCATCAGCGGCAGGGCCAGATCGTACAGATCCCAGATGCGCAGGCTCATCATCGCCATGGTCAGGAACACGCCGAGAGCCACGTCGCTGATCAGGTCGACGCATTTGGCGTTGATCTTGACCAGATGGAGATGATCGTTGAGATTGCGGAAGATCACGGCTACGAACATGGCGGTGACGTAGCCGGGCAGGCTGAAGTTCGTGCCTTTGGTGAAACGGGCGATGAAGCCGGAAAGCAGCGAGCCGAGCGCCATGATGACGAGCACGAGGCACAGCGATTTCATGAAGACATCGGCGGTGATCTCGCCGCTGCCGCCGCCTTCGCGCATCACTTCGGCGGCACTCTTCTGATAGATGGCGTCGTCGCTGGCCTGGATATCGACATGGTTCTTGTCGATCAGCCATTTGCAGATCGGCCCGCCCAGCAGACCGCCGGCGATCAGGCCATAGGTGGCGGAAGCGATGGCAACGGCCGCCGCGCCGGCGACGCCGAGATTTTCGGTGAGCGGTCCGAAGGAAGCGGCCGCGCCGTGCCCGCCTTCGAGCGAGACGGCCCCGGCCATGACGCCGAGGGCGGGATGGATGCCGAACAGCTTGGCCAGCGCCGCGCCCGCGCCGTTCTGGACGACGGCGAGGATCCAGCAGAAGACCAGATAGACGATCAGCGCCTTGCCGCCGCGCTTGAGCAGCGCCAAACTGCCGCCGATGCCGACGGTGGTGAAGAATGCCAGCATCATCGGCGACTGCAGCGACGTGGTGAACCTGACGCTGGCGCCGCCGTTGTGGTGCAGGACAAGGGCGAGAACGGCCATGAGCAGGCCGCCGACGACCGGCGCGGGAATGCAGAAGGTCTCGAAGAAGCGCAGGCGGCGGCGCAGCCCGTAGCCGACGATGAGCAGCAACAGCGCGACGGCCGTGGTCCACAGCGCGTCAAACTGAATGGACAGAACGTTCTCGGCGAAACTCCACGACATTGACATCACTCCTGAATCAAAAGATATTTTTCGGGGCGCGGGCCGAACGGGTCGAAATCTTAAAATCGAAAAAATTTTATCATATTGTGAGATTCAATACAATGAAAAATCCGCGGCATAAAATCATTTGGACAACGACCGCGCCGCCGGCGGAAGAAATCCCGTCCGTTATGGAGAGTCGCGCAGGGGCGAAGGCTTGCATAGTTGATAATAAAATGTTTAAATGGCAACAAGGATATGGCCGCGGCGCGCCCGGCCGAAAAATTTCAGGCGGCCGCGGGAAAACGGATCTTCATGAAAAGACGCTTGCGGAGGAGTGATGACCATGGCGCAGCTCACGGGCTGGATCGACGGCGGCGCGTCGGTCTTTTACGGACGGATCGGATGGGACGAGCGCGGCCTCGTGACCGAAATGACGCCGCTGGGCGGCGCGGAAGGCCCTCCGCCGGACGCCGCCGTGATCCGGGCGGGGCTTTTCAACGCCCATTCCCATCCCGAACAGTCGATCTACGCGGATATCGTCGATAAAGAATGGGATCTGGGCACGTGGTGCCGGCACACGATCTACCGTCATTCCGCGGCGATGACGCCGCGGCGCGTGCGCCTGGCCTGCGAGCGGGCCTTCGCGCGCATGATGGCGTTCGGCACGACGAGCGTGATGGTCAGTTACTATCTGCACGGCAATCGCGGCAACGAGCTGGACCGCGAGGTGTTGGCGGCGGCGCGGTCGGTGGGCATCCGTTTGATCTTCGGCCGCATGAATTACGACATCGTCAACGAAGACGCTTATGCCGGCAAAAAAGCTTCGCAGCGCTCCTATTACGAGACGCCGGAAACAGCCGAAAAAAACTTACGCGAGCTGATGTCGCTCGAAGACGAGACGCTGATGGTCTGCCCGGCGCTTCACAGCATGCACGCCTCCACGGAAGCCGCGATCGCGCGCGGCATCGCGTTGGGCTGGGAGCTGCGCCGTCCCGTGCAGTTCCACCTCTCGGAGGATCGGGGCGACGTGGATCTTTCTCTGAAGCTTCACGGCTGCCGCCCGGTCGTGTTTTTGCAGCGGCTGCTGGACGAAGGGCGCGTTCCGTCGCTGTCGCACGTGATCCTGTCGGACTGCTGCTGGCTCGACGACGAGGAACGCCGCCTCGTCGCCCGCAACGGCATGAAGGTCGTGCTCAACGCGCGCATGAACGCGCGCGTGAAAACGGGCTTTCCCGACGTGCCGGCGCTGCTGGCCTCGGGGATCCCTCTGTGGTGCGGCACCGACGGCGAGGCCAGCAACGACGATCTGAACGTGCAGGGCGAGCGCGAGTTCCTCAAGGCGCGCTACCGCGGCGCGATCGAGCCGAAGACGATCGAGGGCTTCGGCCGCCAGCGCTTCGACTTCGGCGCCGGATATATCGGCGCGCTCGGCGTGGGCGGCTGGGCCGACCTGCGGGTCGGCGAAAACGGCGCGGTGCGCGACGTGTACGTAGGCGGTCGCAAGACCATAGAAAACGGCCGTCTGCTCGGGCTGGACGTCGAGCGCGACGTGGAACGCCCGCTGCGCGAAGAAGTCGCCGCGATGACGGCGGAACCGGCCGCGCCGGAAGCGTGATATTCGGTTGAATCAGCCGTCCC
Encoded proteins:
- the cas4 gene encoding CRISPR-associated protein Cas4, producing MPLSDEYILISGLQHLLFCPRQWALIHIERQWQENIFTAQGRLLHEKAHSDESENRPGLHVARGLPLRCERLKISGVADVVEFHQDDAGVLLPGQKGTWRPYPVEYKHGRPKTKDCDRIQLCAQAACLEEMLDCRIETGALFYGTPRRREEVAFTPQLRAEMENACAQAHQLLDAGVIPPAVFLPHCKSCSIGDICQPKMSRTVKNYLKKHLEEAAV
- the cas1c gene encoding type I-C CRISPR-associated endonuclease Cas1c, producing MRHLLNTLYLNIDGAYVARDGETVDIRSEGRSLRKFPIHLFENIVCFGRISLSPGAMHLCADHGVAVSFMTVYGRFIAKLTAPVHGNVLLRRSQYRKADDPVQSAEIARAIIAAKIANSRTVLQRAARDGKESEPYEQPIRNLAVQLQKIRTHEKPDLDTLRGIEGDSAGEYFSCFDHMILSEKEQFYFRDRNRRPPTDRINALLSFGYSLLAAEITSALESVGLDPCVGFLHRDRPGRPSLALDLMEELRAYLVDRFVLSLVNLRKIAAADFTVQENGAVLLNEAPRKEIFLQNWQNRKQEEITHPYLQEKIPLGLLPYVQAMLLARFLRGDLDGYPPFFLK
- the cas2 gene encoding CRISPR-associated endonuclease Cas2; the protein is MLVVIAYDVSTDSAGGAKRLRRVARLCENHGARVQFSVFECKLDWAQWITLKAQLIAQIDPEVDSLRFYLLGNNWEKRVEHIGAKKSYNPESALIL
- a CDS encoding zinc ribbon domain-containing protein; protein product: MAIYCTSCGKKFESDEQHFCPYCGATRPVEQPKTVVKTPLQVDPKRVRVDETAAVVAPKKDKAPRKSRFWFWLAVVVIAVAAVGCFFPASRVPFQRLFAGEPFSVVFDDTVKQIAALFGR
- a CDS encoding D-Ala-D-Ala carboxypeptidase family metallohydrolase; amino-acid sequence: MKLWKLLAALAVPLLAGRPGDVQERNAKAITEASRILPALAELDSRQMESLRCRCCGAAGMDAVFLKKLAELQVRWKKRLTFTSGRRCVRHNAHVGGVPRSRHLTGQAVDVAVGSHEQERFCALARRLGFRSVLPDPRRNYVHLSLEAPWEISAKRER
- the gltS gene encoding sodium/glutamate symporter, with translation MSWSFAENVLSIQFDALWTTAVALLLLIVGYGLRRRLRFFETFCIPAPVVGGLLMAVLALVLHHNGGASVRFTTSLQSPMMLAFFTTVGIGGSLALLKRGGKALIVYLVFCWILAVVQNGAGAALAKLFGIHPALGVMAGAVSLEGGHGAAASFGPLTENLGVAGAAAVAIASATYGLIAGGLLGGPICKWLIDKNHVDIQASDDAIYQKSAAEVMREGGGSGEITADVFMKSLCLVLVIMALGSLLSGFIARFTKGTNFSLPGYVTAMFVAVIFRNLNDHLHLVKINAKCVDLISDVALGVFLTMAMMSLRIWDLYDLALPLMGILLFQTLLIAALGAFVLFPLLGRDYDAAVMCAGFLGHGLGATPNAVANMGAVCERYGVMSHKAFLIVPLCGAVLIDLVGLPNIVWFINWCTAAGK
- a CDS encoding amidohydrolase family protein, with translation MAQLTGWIDGGASVFYGRIGWDERGLVTEMTPLGGAEGPPPDAAVIRAGLFNAHSHPEQSIYADIVDKEWDLGTWCRHTIYRHSAAMTPRRVRLACERAFARMMAFGTTSVMVSYYLHGNRGNELDREVLAAARSVGIRLIFGRMNYDIVNEDAYAGKKASQRSYYETPETAEKNLRELMSLEDETLMVCPALHSMHASTEAAIARGIALGWELRRPVQFHLSEDRGDVDLSLKLHGCRPVVFLQRLLDEGRVPSLSHVILSDCCWLDDEERRLVARNGMKVVLNARMNARVKTGFPDVPALLASGIPLWCGTDGEASNDDLNVQGEREFLKARYRGAIEPKTIEGFGRQRFDFGAGYIGALGVGGWADLRVGENGAVRDVYVGGRKTIENGRLLGLDVERDVERPLREEVAAMTAEPAAPEA